The stretch of DNA AAAGAGTCAAACAATAGAATATAAACCtaattgaagaaaaaggaaaaagtgtATTACAATTAGAGGGATAAAATCGAAGAGGTTCCTCATCTGTGGAACAATTTgagatacatttatttttcctaaatttccactaatattaaaaatatattatattaatacgTTTTAAGGGTTAAGATCTCATAGAGAAAATGCCATTCAAGAGAGTttcatttatgaaaaaaaaaatcataattgacataaaatttgtgataagaataattttttttataaacactttcagaaaaaaatgaaatattttatttttataaattaaaattatttatgcagaggaaaaataaaataaaataaagtgttaGAATATGTGGTTCTCATTCAATTCCTAATACCACATGTTACTTAAacactaattattaattatttactgCTTAAGTTTTGAAGACTCTTTACATGGTCTATTTATTAGTGCAGTTTctgaagactcttcatatggcctATTAATTGGTTCAGTTTTGAAGCCTATAAATAACATCTCCATGACTTgaaaaatatagagaaaaacATTTACAGAGACACACTTTGTAATATACACCCAAGTGTATTTTTGGTGAGGATTCTTGTTCCCATTTAAGAGCTTTGTACTCTTCTTTTCATAGTGGAATTTTGTTCATTATCGTCCCGTGGTTTTTTCTCTTACATTCAAAAGAGGTTTTCCACGTAAATCCTTGTGTGTTATTTCTCTTGCTCTTTTATTTGCTGCTCTTTAATTTCCAATTGTCACGATCCTGTGCTTCCGCATGCTATGATACcataacaagtggtatcagagctcttaGTTGGAAATTCCAAAATGTCTGCAAAATTTGacattgagaagtttgatggcaagatTAGTTTTTCTATTTGGCGAGTCCAAATGAGGGCTGTTCTAACCCAGAGTGGATTAAAGAAGGCTTTAGATGGAATAGAAAATAAGCCAGCTTCCATGACTGATGAGCAATGGGAGGAGTTGGATGCAAAGGCGCTATcatgaatccaactctctttaTCAAAGGAGGTTCTCCGTGAAGTAGCAAATGAAACAACCACTGCTGCATTATGGCTAAAGTTAGAGTCTTTATACATGACCAAGAGCCTTGCAAACAAGCTTCGTCTCAAAGAACGCTTGTATACCATTCGAATGGTTGAAGGTACTCCTATTCAATCTCATCTTAATGAGTTTAATTCTATCCTCTTGGATCtggaaaatattgatattaaaattgatgatgaagataaAGCTGTTTTGTTGGTTGTCTCTCTACCTTCTACCTATAAACATTTCAAAGAAATTATGTTGTATGGAAATAATGATACCTTATCCTTTGAAGATgttaaatctaatttattgtCCAAAGAAAAATTTGATCTTGAAGTTCATTCTGTGGACAAGGGTGAGGGTTTAAGTGTCAGAGGTAGAACTCAAGAAAGAAGGAGTACAAGTGACAAAAAGTTCAGATCCAAGTCTAGGGGACGCAAATCCAACAAATTTTGTCGCTATTGCCAGAAACCTGGACATGAGATTTCTGATTGTTTtatcttgaagaaaaaacaagaaaaataagaaaaaggaaaagccGCACAATCCCCTGAAGCTGCCAATATTGAAGCTGACTCTGACGGTGACATTACTTTGTCTGTTGTCTCTTCTAATAAGAGGAGTAAAACAGAGTGGATCCTTGATTCTGGATATACTTTTCATATGTGTCCCTATAAGGGCTTATTCACTACTTTTGAATCTGTTGATTGTGGTGTTGTCTTGATGGGTAATGATGCCCAATGCAAGATTGCAGGAATAGGTACGATTCAGATCAAGACTAATGATGGTGTCGTCAGGACTTTGTCTGATGTTCGCTATATACCCAAATTAAAGCGAAACTTAATTTCACTTGGCACTCTTGAATCTCTCGGGTGGAGTTCTAAAGGTATCAAAAGGTTCTCTTGTTCTCTTGAAAGCTAACCGAATTGGAAGCTTATATGTCCTGCAAGGGACTGTTGTGACAGGTTCAGTAGCTGTATCATCTTCTATGGCTGAAAATGATGTCACTAAATTATGGCACATGTGCCTAGGCCATATGAGTGAAAAAGGCCTGCATCTTCTAAGCAAGCAAGGATATCTTGCTAAGCATGTCATTGGTAAGTTGGAGTTTTGCAAACATTGTGCTTTTGGGAAACAAAAAAAGGTTAGTTTCTCTACAGCAACTCACAATACAAAAGGTATTCTTGATTATATTCATTCTGATCTTTGGGGGCCATCTAAAGTTCCTTCCTATGGGGGACGTCGTTATATGATGACTATCATTGATGACTTTTCTCGTAAGGTCTGGGTCTATTTTTTGCGACATAAAAATGAGACTTTCCCCACATTCAAGAAGTGGAAAAATCTTGTTGAAACCCAGACAGAGAAGAAAGTAAAGAAGCTCAGAACAGATAATGGATTAGAGTTTTGTAGTGGTGACTTTAATGAGTTCTGCACAAATCATGGTATTGCTAGACACAAAACCATTCCAAGGAATccccaacaaaatggtgttgcaGAACGAATGAACAGGACTCTACTTGAGAGAGCTCGTTGTATGCTCTCAAATGCTGGGATATGGGATCGACATGATCTTTGGACCGAGGCAGTTTCTACTGCATGCTACTTGGTCAATCGTTCTCCACATTCAGCACTTGACTTCAAAGTTCCAGAAGAGATTTGGTCAGGTAATCCTGTTGATTATTCTAATTTAAGAATTTTCGGATGTCCTGCATATGCACATATTAATAATGGCAAATTAGCTCCCAGAGCTATTGAGTGCATATTTCTAGGTTATGCATCTGAATCAAAGGGGTATCGCTTATGGTGCTCTGAGTCAAAGTCTCAAAAGCTAATTCTTAGCAGAGATGTAATCTTTAATGAAGATGCATTATTATCTTCTGGAAAACAGTCTTTTGTGCCTTCTTCTACCAATACAGGTACTATACAGGGTACTAATGAGAAGGTAGAGTTTGAATTCAAATATGAAGTTCCTGGTATTGATGTCCCATTTTCTTCTACAAATGATTCCAATATTGATAATCATCATGATGATAGTGAATGTGATGATAGAACCACTTCTCCTATTCAACAACAAGGAGATGATTATTCTATTGCTCGGGACAGACCAAGAAGACAAATCAGAAAGCCAGCTAGATACACTAATGATTATTTAACTGCCTATGCATTATCAGTTGCACAAGAGGTAAATGATGGTGTTGAGCCTGTCAGCTACACTGAAGCTGTTTCTTGTGTTGAGTCTTCTCAGTGGCTAGGTGCTATGAATGAAGAAATTCAGAGTCTTTATAAAAACAATACTTGGACTCTGACAGAACTGTCTAAAGACAAACGACCATTAAAGTGTAAGTGGATCTATAAGAAGAAAGATGGCATTCCCGGGGTTGAAAATGCAAGATGCAAAGCACGACTAGTCGTTAAAGGCTTTAATCAAAAGGAAGGTATTGACTTTAATGAGATATTCTCACCTGTTGTTCGTCATACTTCCATTcgtgttttgcttgcttttgTTGCTTTGTTTGATTTGGAGTTAGAGCAACTAGATGTAAAGACAGCTTTTTTACATGGAGAGCTGGAAGAAGAAATTTACATGGAACAACCAGAGGGATTTATTGTTCCTGGAAAGGAGCATTTTGTTTGTCTTTTGAAGAAATCCTTATATGGCCTCAAGCAAGCACCTAGGCAATGGTACAAGAGGTTTGATTCTTTCATGATTGGGCAAGGTTACTGCAGGAGTCAATTTGATgattgtatttattttcaaacattcCAAGATGGATCTTTCATATACTTGTtactatatgttgatgatatgttAATTGCATCACGTGACAAGTTTTCTATCAGGAAATTAAAAACTCAACTAAGCAATGAGtttgaaatgaaagaattaGGTGCAACAAAGAAAATTCTTGGTATGGAGATTCGCAGGGACCGTCAAGCTGgtaaattgtttttatctcaACAAAGGTATATTGAGAAAGTACTTGATAGGTTTAATATGAATGATTGTAAACCTGTTTCTACTCCACTTGCTGCACATTTCAAGTTATCCTCAAATCTTTGCCCAGATACAAAGAAAGATATGGAATACATGTCACATGTTCCTTATGCTAATGCTATTGgcagtcttatgtatgccatgaTATGCACCAGGGCAGACCTTGCATATGCTGTTAGCATGGTAAGCCGATATATGCATAATCCCGGCAAGAAACACTAGAGTGCTGTAAAATGGATTTTTCGGTATCTAAAAGGTACTTCTCATGTTGGCTTggtatttgacaaaaaaattggCTACAATTGATAATGTTGTAGGATATGTTGACTCAGATTATGCTGATGATCTTGATAGAAGAAGATCTCTCTCAGGTTACATCTTTACCCTGTGTAATAGTGCTATCAGTTGGAAAGCAACACTTCAATCTATTGTTGCATTATCTACAACCGAAGCAGAGTATATTTCAGCCACAGAGGGAGTGAAGGAGGCTATTTGGCTCCGAGGTTTGGTAAATGAACTTGGTCTAACACAGAAAGTTCTTACTGTGTTTTgtgatagccaaagtgctattCATTTAACCAAGAATAATCATTATCACGACAAGACCAAACACATCAATATAAAACATCACTTTATTAgagatgttgttgttgttggagaAATTATGGTTGAAAAGATTCACACTTCTGAGAATCCAGCAGACATGCTTACCAAGCCGCTTCCTGTTACCAAGTTTGAACATTGTTTGGACTTGGTTGGTCTATACAACATTTGAATGCCCTTTGGGGCTTTATCGGACGATGAACACTTGTAGAATTCGAACCAAGGTGGAGATTGTTAGAATATGTGGTTCTCATTCAATTCCTAATACCACATGTTACTTAAgcactaattattaattatttactacttaaGTTTTGAAGACTCTTTACATGGCCTATTTACTAGTGCAGTTTctgaagactcttcatatggcctATTAATTGGTTCAGTTTTGAAGCCTATAAATAACATCTCCATGACTTgaaaaatatagagaaaaacATTTACAGAGACACACTTTGTAATATACACCTGAGTGTATTTTTGGTGAGGATTCTTGTTCCCATTTAAGAGCTTTGACTCTTCTTTTCATAGTGGAATTTTGTTCATTATCGTCCCGTGGTTTTTCCTCTTACATTCAAAAGAAGTTTTCTACGTAAATCCTTGTGTGTTATTTCTCTTGCTCTTTTATTTGCTGCTCTTTAATTTCCAATTGTCACGATCTTGTGCTTCCGCATGCTATGATACCATAACATAAAGTTTAAACAATTTTGGTTACGTGTAATAACACTAAGTAAATAGCAAGTTACATAAAGATTCAAGAAAAGAAGTATAAGAAGATGAAACTTTAGTAATCATCCTTCTTCTAGAATCCTTCATGCTTCCTATATCTCTTGACAAAGTGAAAAAAGCAAAAAGAAGCATAACTAGATAATTCCAAAAGTGAAGAATTATAATGAGGGTgtgtttgaaaatatttctattttcaaaaattattttttctatgtgtCACTGTGTATAAGGTTACCCTAAATAACTTAAACTCTTCAACTAggattacaaaataataaaaaattgaatatgaaaatatcTTCGAgttgtttctaatttttttatttttattttaaccctTATTTACAAAACAgtttcaaaacttaattaattttgaatgagaaattaattactaaaataacattaatatattaagaaatttaaacCATTTGTGAAGTAAATCGgcattttttcatgtttttattttatgttatatatatatatatatatatatatatatatatatatatcattccTTTTTTCTCGACTTCAATTTCTTGTTAACccattataattttatctttaaggtATTGCTAGGTTAACCTAGGATGTTATTTTGAGATTGGATCTCTTCATTATATTCTCTGTTTgaatgaattaaaagaaaaagaaatgtatatcAACTACTATTAACCTCTAACTAATGTATacactattttttctttccttaacTACACTCAggttttaagttaaaaatattgtcaCGTTCCTCTCATCCCACTTCTAATATATTCTTAGTAAGtcgaaaagataaaaaaagaaagccACTACAGTTACCATTACTGATAAACAGAACAACAGATGAAAAAAGAATATAAcagaacaaaaaagaaaaaacagaagaGGATAACGGAGGTTGTCCTTTTTAGCGGTACAAATAACgctttatttttctttggaaTCCAATAAACTTAGTTGGCCACTCCCAACAATTTGGAGTGGTTGAAggatatattatattaaattggaTTTGAAaagtgatttaataaaaaaataaaaaacatgctGAGACTGATCTCAAACgaaattataattcttttatcttcCTCTTTTATATCACACAACAACTCATACTAAATAAAATGTAagactaatataatattttgtaatttttaataaatttccaCTAAAAAAAGTGTTAATAATTACGTACATTATTTCTTCATTGTAATTTATAACCATAATAagtatatttatctttttccttTGTTTCGTGTTTGCCACAGTTTGATGAGTGAGAGTGAGTGGTCCATCCATGACCAGAGATACTTATAGATTACTATCTCAAATTATACTTCCCGTGTGAACGTGAAAAGTGGGAAAACATGTGAAGTTGAAGCATGAAGTTCCTTAGGTACCACATATACATTCTCAGTATATAAGTACTAGAATGTCTCCTGCCATGTTACATAATATACATGATTACGATAATCTGAAGTTGAAGCGGAGGATGAGTTCGGTGAATTATGGAAATGTGGATGAGGAGTTGTCGATTAAAGTGAACCGTCTGGCGGAGTGCACATTGGAAGGGAAATGGAAAGAGGTTGAGGAGATGTACAACGACGACCCACCGTGTCACACGGCAATGATCAACGATTCCGTGGGCACTGCACTGCACGTGGCGGTGGATTTGGACGAAGAAGGGGTGGTGGAAAAGCTTGTGAATGCCATCATCAGACACAAGACGATGAAGGCTCTGGAAATGAAGAACTACCGAGGGGATACCGCTCTGCATGTTGCTGCTTCCAGGGGTTTCGCAAAGATATGTGAGTTGATCATAGGAAGCAAGAAGGAGAGGATTTACCTGGTGAGACTGAAGAACAAAGAAGGAGAGACACCTCTCTTTCAAGCTGCTCTCAACTGGAAGAAACTCGTCTTTGCTTATCTTTCTAACCTTTCTGACCACACTGCTCCATTGCAAGATCTTGTGCGACGCAATGGTGACACTATTCTTCACTGTGCTATCAGGAGAGAGTATTTCGGTATCTTTCTCATACCTATCTTCTCTTCCTGCTGTATGAAAAAAATGCAGATTAACACTATATATACACTgaatagtatatatatttttatggatATGGTGCAGATTTGGCTGTGATAATAGTGCATTACTATGATTTTCTTAGCACgcataaaaataaagatgaattCACTCCTCTTAAAGTCCTTGCAACAAGACCCTCGGCTTTCAGAAGTGCTACCAAACTTTCATGGTGGAAACAGATCCTGTACCACTGTAAgtattattgtaaatatatatacactGTATTCATTACATGAAATGAAGTGATgttcagattttttttaatgtaaaagcTATTATTTTGACAGTTTTAagttttgaaagataaaatcaattttatccgACAATCATCAAATATCCATCTTTTTACACAACTCATGTTTCatataaagttaattaatttgatCCATTAGATTGATCATGTGCccatttactaattttaatatcatatatagTATGTAAAATTCCATCTTTTTggcaaatatatttttcttttgtcgaAGGTATGCTTGTGGAACCAGTGAACCCTGAAAGACAAATGAAGAAGATTTTGAAAAAGATGGAGAAGAAATCAAATGCCGACCAATTTACTTATCCACAGAACTATACCACATTATGTGAATTCATTGGTGGATTCAAAAGTCTTGGTGCTCTTACTGGTAACGGGTTCTCATGCTAACttgctttttctttatttttttcttatttttttgggGACTAGTTTTTTAATACTCAATCTATTTCTTGCACATTTTTCCTCAGCAAAAGACAAATTTTTTACTCAAAAAAATAAGGAAGACTCAGAAAACCCACCAATTAAAATCGTATCTGAAGCTGATGGGGTTGGATTTTTGCCACCAAATTATGAAACGAGTCAACAATTTCTGAGGTCTGCGTATGTACATACTCTTGGGCTCACAGGAGTAGGTATGTGGTGCAAATTTCTTGATCTATTGCTTTTAGTTAATACCATTAATCTGGTTTATTGTAagtacatgttttttttaaggattaaagGAGATAAGGAATATGAAGAGGAGACACGAATGGAGTGGTCAACTCTTGAAGAAACTGTTGGAAAGACCTTATGAAGCCTTCACTGGAGCTGGGGGTGTCCCAGATATTCCAGTTGACGCAGAAATGTATAATGTTTTTAACCAACTTAAACCAGGTATGTATGTATGCTATGCAAACACCAACTCTGTatcttttattcataataaattgACCTCTTCTTTGTATAATAGAAAAAGTTACACTATACCATGTATTATCTGCTATAACACTAGTATACAATAAGAATAGTAATCGAGCACATCATgcaataaatgttataataaataataatagtagaaAATAGTACGCATAGAAATCATATATCAAagctatatatataatatcaatcAAGACTATATAAACCTGAAGTATGacagaaaatataaagattGCTACACATCATCTATTAtctataatactaataaatggTCTAACCCATCATCTAATAGATGGTCCAATCAACAAATGAATTAACGATGTTCTATATGATTTATAGTCATTTTCACACCTCCAAAGCtgattaaagaaattaaataaagttgaagatgaagatgatgaataAATGTAAAAAGCAATCTCCTTAAACATATGCTTAGAAGTTCTATTAATAAAATTCTTTTGTCTGTGAAATATGAGTGGGAGGATGAAGATCGACATATTTACCTTTTCTGATTAGGCTTCAGGGTGCCAGGTGAATCTAGCAAATTGCCATGGTTGAACGAAgatcaagaagaagaagaagaagaagaagaagaagaagaagaagaagaagaagaagaagaagaagaagaagaagaagaagaaaaggaagaagaagaagaagaaaaagaagaagaagaggctAAGGAGAAAAAATCTTCAAGCCCAAGTAAGAAAATTGACAAAACGGAGACAGCATTTCTGGTTGCTGCAAGAAATGGCATAATTGAAATGGTGAATGAACTTTTAGACCGAATTCCAAGTGTGATCCATAACTTGAATGCAAATAAAGAGAATGTGCTGCTGGTGGCAGTGATGAGCAGGCAACCCTTTGTTATTGAGAATTTGAAAACTAAGACAAAACCAGAAGTTTGGAATAATTTAACTCTGGCAATAGATAAAAATGAGAGAACCATATTGCACTGGGCAGCAGATGCTCCAGAGGACGACAAGCCTCCAAAGATAGCTGGTTCTGCCTTGCAAATGATGTGGGACATAAAGTGGTttcaggtatatatatatatacacacacaaacaaatacctttttcttttattgcaCTATTGTTGATCATTAGGTGTAATTCCATGCATTCTTTTGCCAAGTTTCTTTTCATAAAATGACCATCTCTTATTTTCATTGCAACAGTATATTAAAAGCCTTGTGCCACAACACTTTTACTTTAGAAGCGACATAAAGGGCAAAACTGCAGGGGAAATATTTGAGGAAGAACACAAAGATCTGATAGAGAAAAGTAGCGATTGGCTGAAGGAAACATCTGAATCTTGCTCTGTGGTGGCTGCACTTGTTGCTGGTGTTTCCTTTGCTACGGCCAGCTCCATCCCCGGTGGCACCGACGATGAAGGTAGGCCCCATTTAGAAGGAAAACCTGCATTCGATGTATTTGCCGTTGCTTCACTTGTTGGACTTTGCTCCTCTGTCACTGGACTCATAATGTTCCTTACCATCCTCACTTCTCGAAAGCAAGCCAAAGATTTCCGTAGAGATTTGCCATTCAAAATTCTTCTAGGCCTCAGTTCTCTTTTTGTATCCATCGCTGCAATGTTTGTCTCTTTCTGCTCCGGTCATTACTTTCTGCTTAGTCACAGATACAAGACGGTTCTATACCCCATTTATGCAGCCACTGTCTTTCCAGTCATGTTCTATGCCGTCGCGCAATTTCCGCTATACTTTGATCTTATAATAGCCATTTTTTCTAAGGTGCCATGGGCAACTGGTAAAGGAGACAAGTTATAGCACCCAAGCTAACCTACTACATGCCATTATTTGTGTTGTATTCGAGTCAAGTTCGTGTTTTGTCTGTGATTGTGAGCTTGTTTTCCGGATAACTATCAAGCAAGTTTGGATTGAATAATCATGTAGGTTTTTGTAGCTTGTAAAGTTGCGATTGggtttataataatattttagcatattttctttaataattttactttactGTTTAAGGTACTAGTTaaagtactttttttttaagaccaaaaagaattattaatacAGAAAAATTAAGAACCTGTTAGGTTATTGCTGGCATAAAATTGTTACTGGTATATAAAAGCTGGACTGTTATAAGGCACAAATTGCAAATAATATGTCATGAAGAGCTTGGTTTGTTCACATAACCTACAGGAGTATCCTGATTCCTTGACCCATCAGACCCATAGATTGAGACAAATTGCCTCAATTTATATTGTTGTAACCCAGATTAGTGTATTAACCCTATAACATTGCTTAAAATTAAGTGATCACTTTCCAGGTTTGGGATCTATATGCCCAATGGACCAGATATTTTTTCAAACCAAAATCCCGACCCATCGAGAAAAAGGCCTTCGTACACGAATGTTTTTATTGTATCATTGTGATTGCTTTTATCCTGAGTTTGCTTGATGTTTCCAGAATGATCAGTTGATGTTTGGCTAATTCTAACTTGAGGATCAAAACTTTCTAATAGCAGTTGACAGACTTTATCTTTGATTTGCAGAATTGATGGATTTAGTCTTGATTGTTCATTCTTCATGTATTCCATCACAGTTGTTTTAAAGTATTTGAGAAGACCATATactagttaaattaaaattattatgcaCCAAAAACACCATTTTTCAGAACTTATTCAGACCATTTTTCAATACTTAAGGGAAAAATGGTGACGTTAACACCAATTTTGTTCAGTAACAGTGAAAAGAGGCTAAAGAAATAAGATTCCGACAGTTAGGAATCAGCAGGTTGAAACAGAGGAAGAAGCTGATGGAACTTGTACTTCACCGACATGATAGAAAGTGAAGTGAAATAAGTAATGTTTGTTTTACTTAAGAATCCAACAATACCAGTTTTGTGAGCCCGCTGTCGataaaaagagagaaataaaGGTACAGATGAAGTGTGTGTTGgttagaatattttattttctttcttcgtTCACAACATTAACAACCTCGAAGATCATTATCATCTCCAAAGTTATTCTTCCCTTGTCACCTAGAAAAAGTGACATGACATAGAATGAGGAGTTGAAGTATCGAATTCCCTATCTGGTATATAAGACGCAGGCAGAGAAAATGGTAACGCATTATTTCAGAACTTCATATAAACATACATTCTCGTTATTTGAAGTTCCAGTTCGGCCATGAATCCTGGAAATTTTGAGGAGGAGCTGTCGTACAATTCATCAGATGAAGTGAGTGAGTATCTGGCGGAGTACACGTTGGAAGGGAAATGGCAGAAGGTTGTGAACATGTACAACCGATTCCAAGCGTGTCACACGGCAATGATTAACCATTCCGTGGGCACTGCACTGCATGTGGCGGTGGATTTGGACGAAGAAGAGGTGGTTGAAAAGCTTGTGAATGCCAT from Vigna unguiculata cultivar IT97K-499-35 chromosome 8, ASM411807v1, whole genome shotgun sequence encodes:
- the LOC114194009 gene encoding uncharacterized protein LOC114194009, with protein sequence MSSVNYGNVDEELSIKVNRLAECTLEGKWKEVEEMYNDDPPCHTAMINDSVGTALHVAVDLDEEGVVEKLVNAIIRHKTMKALEMKNYRGDTALHVAASRGFAKICELIIGSKKERIYLVRLKNKEGETPLFQAALNWKKLVFAYLSNLSDHTAPLQDLVRRNGDTILHCAIRREYFDLAVIIVHYYDFLSTHKNKDEFTPLKVLATRPSAFRSATKLSWWKQILYHCMLVEPVNPERQMKKILKKMEKKSNADQFTYPQNYTTLCEFIGGFKSLGALTAKDKFFTQKNKEDSENPPIKIVSEADGVGFLPPNYETSQQFLRSAYVHTLGLTGVGLKEIRNMKRRHEWSGQLLKKLLERPYEAFTGAGGVPDIPVDAEMYNVFNQLKPGFRVPGESSKLPWLNEDQEEEEEEEEEEEEEEEEEEEEEEEEEKEEEEEEKEEEEAKEKKSSSPSKKIDKTETAFLVAARNGIIEMVNELLDRIPSVIHNLNANKENVLLVAVMSRQPFVIENLKTKTKPEVWNNLTLAIDKNERTILHWAADAPEDDKPPKIAGSALQMMWDIKWFQYIKSLVPQHFYFRSDIKGKTAGEIFEEEHKDLIEKSSDWLKETSESCSVVAALVAGVSFATASSIPGGTDDEGRPHLEGKPAFDVFAVASLVGLCSSVTGLIMFLTILTSRKQAKDFRRDLPFKILLGLSSLFVSIAAMFVSFCSGHYFLLSHRYKTVLYPIYAATVFPVMFYAVAQFPLYFDLIIAIFSKVPWATGKGDKL